The Humulus lupulus chromosome 7, drHumLupu1.1, whole genome shotgun sequence region GATGGCAGTGGCAAGGCTGTGGTGGAGGCGTGGTCGCGTCGTAGTGGAGCTGTGGTAGCGGAGTGGTGGTCGTAAAATGTTGGAGACCGAGTTTGAATCGCAGGGATGAGAGAATGGTGATCGTGGTAGTGTAGAAGGTTAGAGAGAATAGTAATGGTCAAAGGTACTTTTGAGAGTGTTGTGATAAAAATGGGTAGAATTAAACTAAATATAATTAGAGGTTAATTTTAGTTAAGTACTCAattaaatggttaattttcaacTTATGCCGTGTATCTTTACTCATGCTGAAATAGTGGATCAAAAGGGCCCAGCTGTAAAGCCCTTCTGAGTTCTGACTTTTTAATTGGCCGAACAAAGAAGATAGAGAAAATGGAATTAAATTAGGGCTCACGAGTTTCCTTCGTTCTCAGTAGAGAATTGGTACGAAGTACGAAGGAATTCCGAGCGGACGAGAGAGTGCAGTGATTCGTTTAAGGTACATTACTCTCTCTTTTGCTTCCTTTACTTTTCAATTAATCAATTCAAACTCCTGCTTACTAGGATGAaaaagaaggagagagagagagagagagaccagTGTTGCTTTTTTCATCGAGGAACAAATCTAGTCTAATCTCTGTTCTTTGGCACATGAATTCATGTAGTTTCTATTTATTTTCCCCTATTTTATTTTCTGGGTTTGCTTTTGTTCTTGTTTTTTACTTGGAAAAGATGTGTGGTGCCTTTTTTAAACTTGGCCTTCAATTTCTTCTTGGTTTGCTTCGATTATGAAGTTGATCTACAATATATAAGCTTGAATTATAAGTGTATCATTCTGCAGTGTTGGGACTTGGCATGAAGGTGGAGCCCAATGGCCAACCATGCAGGAAAAGGAGTCCCCTCGAATGGGTCTGTGTATGTTTGCAATTTGCCTGATGGGGCTGATGAAAATATGTTGGCTGAATTTTTTGGGACCATTGGGTTGCTTAAGGTATGGAGTTTGATCAGGTATTATTGGGAATTACGTTTAATTCGTGTTAGTCTTACGTTGCCATATTTTGATTTACGTTTAATTCATTTGTTCTtctgtaatttttcttttttttcctggTACTGTACAGAAAGACAAGCGGACAGGTAGACCAAAAATATGGTTTTACCGAGATAAGGTGACAAATGAGCCAAAAGGAGATGCTACTGTTACTTATGAGGATCCACATGCTGCTATTGCTGCTGTTGAGTGGTTTAACAATAAGGATTTTCATGGTAACATTATTGGCGTTCACATTGCAGAATCAAAAAGCAATGACCATACATATAACACTGTTGTAGATACGCCAGCAACTACACTTGGCGTGCCAAGTGTTGTTGCTGATTATGTTGGAGCTGAAGAAGAATCTGGAGATCTGAATGGGGCTGCTGGTCGGGGTAGAGGCCGGGGTGATGTTCCTGGAAAAGCTTGGCAACAAGATGGAGATTGGATGTGCCCGAATACAAGGTCTGTGATGTGAGATTGGTGAGCTGCTCCTTCTTGCTCCTTCATCATTTGTTGCATATTTTATGCTTATAGATTCATCATTGAAACTTCTCATGCTTTATTCTTGCAGTAGTTGTTCCAATGTAAATTTTGCATTTCGTGGTGTTTGCAATCGATGTGGAACTGCTCGCCCAACAGGAGCTTCTGGAGGTGGTGCGTGGGGTGGTGGTCGGGGCAGGGGTCGTGGCCAAGAATCTGGAGGTCCTGGCCGGTCAGCTGGTGCTGCTCCTACAGGGCTCTTTGGCCCTAATGATTGGCCTTGTCCAATGTAAGCTTGTATTATGATTTTGTGTGTTGGATGTTCTAAATctcttgtttttaattttttttttttctggctTTTCTATTATTGGTTATTTAGATTAAAGTAATGTGAAATCACCAGTAAATTGACGTATGAGACCTGAACAAAACAGTATTTTTTTgctaaatttttttttaacctttttttATTGGTAACTAGGCTTTCTCCCCCCAACCCTACAATATTTGGGGTTAGAAAAATATAGCAATTGCTATGTAGGTGCTCAAGAGGGACTTTGAAATCAAGATAATTGacatgccttttggtttaaaatGGAACAAACGAGTTTATGTCACAATTGGAAGATGCAATGTCTCTGAACTTAAACTTTTAGTGCCAATTCAAGAACTTCATGCCTAATAAATTTCTGATTATTCAGCTGTGAAATTTTGATGtgggtgtgtgtgtgtgagagtgGAGTGGTTTCGGGTTCAAATCCCATGGATGCATCTGAataaaaaaactgaaattttgtCTTTGCATCTTTTTACTAAGTCACAAAAC contains the following coding sequences:
- the LOC133788618 gene encoding transcription initiation factor TFIID subunit 15 isoform X1, which translates into the protein MANHAGKGVPSNGSVYVCNLPDGADENMLAEFFGTIGLLKKDKRTGRPKIWFYRDKVTNEPKGDATVTYEDPHAAIAAVEWFNNKDFHGNIIGVHIAESKSNDHTYNTVVDTPATTLGVPSVVADYVGAEEESGDLNGAAGRGRGRGDVPGKAWQQDGDWMCPNTSSCSNVNFAFRGVCNRCGTARPTGASGGGAWGGGRGRGRGQESGGPGRSAGAAPTGLFGPNDWPCPMCGNINWAKRTKCNICNTNKPGHNEGGVRGGRGGGYKELDEEELEETKRRRREAEEDDGELYDEFGYLKKKFRVKTQQAEAGRTLPGAGRAGWEVEELGVIDRDGRESRDRGRERDDRESGRNRERDDRDRRRSRSREWDRGRDRDRDYDHDRDREYGRDRDRDRDRDRSRHRH
- the LOC133788618 gene encoding transcription initiation factor TFIID subunit 15 isoform X2, with translation MEFDQKDKRTGRPKIWFYRDKVTNEPKGDATVTYEDPHAAIAAVEWFNNKDFHGNIIGVHIAESKSNDHTYNTVVDTPATTLGVPSVVADYVGAEEESGDLNGAAGRGRGRGDVPGKAWQQDGDWMCPNTSSCSNVNFAFRGVCNRCGTARPTGASGGGAWGGGRGRGRGQESGGPGRSAGAAPTGLFGPNDWPCPMCGNINWAKRTKCNICNTNKPGHNEGGVRGGRGGGYKELDEEELEETKRRRREAEEDDGELYDEFGYLKKKFRVKTQQAEAGRTLPGAGRAGWEVEELGVIDRDGRESRDRGRERDDRESGRNRERDDRDRRRSRSREWDRGRDRDRDYDHDRDREYGRDRDRDRDRDRSRHRH